Below is a genomic region from Leucobacter exalbidus.
GGATGCCCGTGCGCTCACCGGGAGCGAGACGCCACTCAACGTCTTCGATAATCGTGCGATCGCCGTACGCGACGCCCGCACCGATGAGGTTGACGACCTCCTTGCCGAGGCGGGTGACCGCCATCGACTGCAGCGACACCTTGTCGCGAATCTCGGGAACGTCTGCGATGAGCTCGTTCGCCGCGTCGATGCGAAACTTGGGCTTGGCCGTGCGCGCGGGGGCACCGCGGCGCAACCAGGCGAGTTCCTTCTTGGCCAGATTCTGGCGCTTCTGCTCGATCGTGGCGTTCTGGCGGTCGCGCTCGACGCGCTGCAGAATGTAGGCCGCGTAGCCACCTTCGAAGGGCTCGACGATGCGGTCGTGCACCTCCCAGGTGGTCGTGCAGACCTCGTCGAGGAACCAACGGTCGTGGGTCACGACGAGCAGCGCGCCCTGGTCGCGGGGCCAGCGACGCTTCAGGTGCTCGGCGAGCCAAGCAATGCCCTCAACGTCAAGGTGGTTCGTGGGCTCATCGAGGAACACCATGTCGTGGTCGCCGACCAGCACGCGGGCGAGGGCCACGCGGCGGCGCTGACCACCCGAGAGGCCCGAAACTTCGGCCTCCCAGTCGAGATCTGAGACGAGGCCCTCGATAACGTCGCGAATCTTGGGGTCACCCGCCCACTCGTACTCGGGGATATCGCCCACGATGGCGTGACCCACGGTCTCACCATCGTCAAATACGTCGGCCTGGTCGAGCACGCCGATGGTGGTGCCACCGCGCATCGTCACTTTGCCGCCGTCGGGGCTTCGCCGCCCAGCGAGCATCATGAGCAAGCTGGACTTGCCGTCGCCATTGCGGCCCACGATGCCGATGCGATCGCCCTCAGCAACGCCAAGCGTCACAGAGTCGAACACGGTCTTCGTAGGTACTTCGAGGTGAAGGGCTTCAGCCCCCAAAAGATGCGCCATAAGACCTCTAGCGTAGTTGACTCAGATCACAACCAGCTCCACTCGCCGCATCGCACGGCGGATTGGGTGCTGCAGGCACCCTGCGAGGGGGTGCCCGCAGGCGTGTGACGTGGCTCCCCGCACCCCGCATCGCTAGTCTGGAGTGAGCGCTGCAGGGGCAGCCTGGCCCGAATCGTTACGGCTCGCGTCTACCGATTCGCGTCCACCTATCAGGGGGTCCCACTTGACTGAGCCAGCAGCACCGCAGCACACGCCATCACCGCAGAACGAGCCGCAGAACGAGCCGCAGAACGAGCCGCAGAGTTCGCCGCAGACCGGTGGGCCGCAGCGTTCACCGCGTGCGACGCTGAAACAGCGTGCCCTGCACACCGCGCTGCGCTTTGCGCTGCCGGCTCGCCTGGTGCTCGTGGCCGCCGCATTGGCTGTTGGCGCGCTACTGATTCTCGCCCCGCTTTCGGTGCACCGCATCGCAATCGTCACCGGTGCCGGCCTCGTCATCGCGGGGGCGGTGAGCCTCATCCGCGCCGATGCCAGCGCCCGCCTCGCACGCTGGGCCGCCGGGCTGATCATTGTGCTCGGCGTGGTGATGGCGCTGTGGCCGGTGGCGGGCGCCCCGTGGCTCGCGATTTTGGTGGGGACGGCGCTCGTGGTGCACGGCGCGGTCTCGGCAGTTGAGGCAATACGCGGTCGCCGCGGCACACAGGTAGACGCGCGCTTGGCCGGCGTGCTGAGCGCGGTCGCGACCCTGCTCATTGGTGCGATCGCGTTTGCGTGGCCCGTGCTCACCCTCAGCCTGTTTCGGTATGGCGTGGGCGCTTGGTTCGTGTTTCTCGGGCTGCAGCTGTTGCTCGCCGTGGTGCTGCGGCGAGCGCCACATGCGCAGGGACCAGCCGGTGCGGCGGGCACCCCCGGCCGGGTGGCGCGCTGGTCACGCACGATCGCTGCGGCGCTCGCGCTGTTGCTCGCGGCCGGGGCCACCTACGGCAGCGGCCTACTACTGGGTGGTTCGGCGTTACCCGAGCCCGGTGAGTTCTACACCGCCCCGGCCGACGTACCCAAGACGCCCGGGCAGCTGATTCGCGTGGAGCCGCTCACGATGGGGGTGCCCAAGGGCGCGCAGGCGTGGAAGATGCTGTACACGACGACGAACCCCGATGGTTCTGCCGCGGTCTCGAGCGGCACGGTAATGGCGCCCGCGCAACCTGGCGCAGCGCCCCTCCCGTTGATCTCGGTCGCCCACGGCACCACCGGGGTCGCTGCGAAGTGCGCCCCGTCGCTCAGTGCTACACCGTTCATTGACGGCGCGGGGACGGCACTGACCGAAATGGTGACCCAGCACGGGTATGCCGCCGTCACATCCGACTACATCGGGCTCGGCACGAGCGGCACCCACCCCTACTTGGTGGGCGATGCCGAAGCCCGCAACGTGCTTGATGCGTCACTGGCGGCCCAGCAGATCGAGGGGCTCTCGCTGTCGACCGAGACGGTCGCGTGGGGCCATTCCCAGGGCGGCCAGGGCGCGCTGTGGGTCGGGCAGATTGCCGAGGACTATGCCCCCGAGCTCACACTGCTGGGGGTGGCTGCGTTTGCGCCCGCGGCCGATCTGTATGGCCTCGCCGATGCCGACAAGAACGAGGCAGCGGGCAAAACCGTGTCTGCCTACATTGCCGCCACGTGGGATCATCTGTTCCCCGAGCTTGAGCTCAGCAAGCATCTCACCCCGGGTTCGGCCAGGGGCGTCGCAAAGATTCAGAATCTCTGCTTCAACGGCAACGACGTCATCGCCGCCATTCTGCACGGCACCCAGGTACCCAACCAGGTATTCCCCGACCGTCTGCTCGCGGGAGTCTTCGGCGACAAGCTGAAACAGCAGACCCCCGTTGGCCCGTTCGCTACCCCCGTGCTGGTCGCGCAGGGTCTCGCTGATCCGCTCGTGAAGCCGCCGATGCAGCGGGACTGGGTGGCCGCGCGCTGCGCATCAGGCGATCAGCTCGATTACCGCACCTACCCGGGTCTCGACCACAACTCGCTCGTCGCGGCTGATTCTCCGCTCACCCCGCAGCTGGTGGAGTGGACGCTTGATCGGTTTGCCGGCCAGACACCCACCCCTAACTGCGCCGACCTGCCCGAGTAACCGCTGCGGTGCCTGGGTGCGTGGCGCCAGTGTGTGCCCGCAACGCAGATAAGTGACGGGTGCATCGTAGGGTGTGCCAGAGTGGACGTATGACGGAGAACGAACGCCCCCAGGCAGACTCCCACCCCAAGCACGCCCCCGGGCACACCAACCGACGCAGCTTTCTCAAATCTGGCGGCCTCATCGCGGCTGGAGTCGCCGTGGCAGCGGCCGGCGCGACGGGCGTGGCCGTCGGCCGCTACTCGGGGGCCATTGGCTCCACGTATATTCCCGAAGAGTTTGCGATCCCCACGCCGCGCAAGAACCCCGGCTTCGATCACCTCGTCGTGGTGATGGGTGAGAACCGGTCGTTCGACAACATGCTCGGGTATCTCTATACCCCCGATGCGCCGCCACCGCGGGGCAAATTTGAGGGGCTCGCCTTCGGCAACTATTCCAATGCGGCAAGCGATGGCACGCTCGTCAAAGCGCACACCTATCGCGGTGCCACCGATAGCATCATGGGCAAACCCAACCCCGACCCTGGTGAGGAATACCCGCACGTCAACGCCCAGCTGTTTGGGTACGTTGATGCCGAAAATCACGCCAAAGACGTGGGCGAGATGGTCGCCCCCTTCAACCTGCCTGACCCGTTACCCAAGGCCACGATGAGTGGCTTCGTACTCGACTACGAGGGCGAGTTCACCCATTTGAAGGGGCACGCCCCCAAGCCCGCCAAACGCGACCAGATCATGGGCTCATTTGCGCCCGAGATGCTGCCCGTGGTCTCGATGCTGGCGCGCGAGTTTGGCGTCTTCGACCGCTGGTTCTGTGCCGTGCCCAGCCAGACCTTTTGCAACCGCAGCTTCTTTCACGCCAACACCTCCCACGGCTTTGTGATCAACAAGCACAATGGCAGCTACGCCAAATGGCTGAAGGCGGCCCCCGCCCCCACGGTCTTTAACCGGCTCGAGGAGGCCGGCCGCAGCTGGCGCATTTACTTCGACAAGCTGCAGCTGATCTCGTTCACCGGCGTGATCCACGCCCCCGTGCTCGAACAGTATTGGGGC
It encodes:
- a CDS encoding lipase family protein, which produces MTEPAAPQHTPSPQNEPQNEPQNEPQSSPQTGGPQRSPRATLKQRALHTALRFALPARLVLVAAALAVGALLILAPLSVHRIAIVTGAGLVIAGAVSLIRADASARLARWAAGLIIVLGVVMALWPVAGAPWLAILVGTALVVHGAVSAVEAIRGRRGTQVDARLAGVLSAVATLLIGAIAFAWPVLTLSLFRYGVGAWFVFLGLQLLLAVVLRRAPHAQGPAGAAGTPGRVARWSRTIAAALALLLAAGATYGSGLLLGGSALPEPGEFYTAPADVPKTPGQLIRVEPLTMGVPKGAQAWKMLYTTTNPDGSAAVSSGTVMAPAQPGAAPLPLISVAHGTTGVAAKCAPSLSATPFIDGAGTALTEMVTQHGYAAVTSDYIGLGTSGTHPYLVGDAEARNVLDASLAAQQIEGLSLSTETVAWGHSQGGQGALWVGQIAEDYAPELTLLGVAAFAPAADLYGLADADKNEAAGKTVSAYIAATWDHLFPELELSKHLTPGSARGVAKIQNLCFNGNDVIAAILHGTQVPNQVFPDRLLAGVFGDKLKQQTPVGPFATPVLVAQGLADPLVKPPMQRDWVAARCASGDQLDYRTYPGLDHNSLVAADSPLTPQLVEWTLDRFAGQTPTPNCADLPE
- a CDS encoding ABC-F family ATP-binding cassette domain-containing protein; translation: MAHLLGAEALHLEVPTKTVFDSVTLGVAEGDRIGIVGRNGDGKSSLLMMLAGRRSPDGGKVTMRGGTTIGVLDQADVFDDGETVGHAIVGDIPEYEWAGDPKIRDVIEGLVSDLDWEAEVSGLSGGQRRRVALARVLVGDHDMVFLDEPTNHLDVEGIAWLAEHLKRRWPRDQGALLVVTHDRWFLDEVCTTTWEVHDRIVEPFEGGYAAYILQRVERDRQNATIEQKRQNLAKKELAWLRRGAPARTAKPKFRIDAANELIADVPEIRDKVSLQSMAVTRLGKEVVNLIGAGVAYGDRTIIEDVEWRLAPGERTGILGVNGAGKSTLLSLITGSLEPTTGTVKRGKTVKVATLTQQLNELEAHLKEPVRTVIGRLRTSFTVGSGSKAQDLTPGQLLERMGFTSAQLSTPVKDLSGGQKRRLQLLLILLEQPNVLILDEPTNDLDTDMLAAMEDLLDTWPGTLLVVSHDRYFLERVTDQQYGIFARKLRHLPGGVDQYLELRAAEQAGMEISSSSGQAGGPQQISMKAPKAAAPKVSGAERRNAEKELSSIERKMERMRKDAAKTRDGLATLDQNDYTLLNAEMAKITELESAADDLETRWLELSELLG
- a CDS encoding alkaline phosphatase family protein → MTENERPQADSHPKHAPGHTNRRSFLKSGGLIAAGVAVAAAGATGVAVGRYSGAIGSTYIPEEFAIPTPRKNPGFDHLVVVMGENRSFDNMLGYLYTPDAPPPRGKFEGLAFGNYSNAASDGTLVKAHTYRGATDSIMGKPNPDPGEEYPHVNAQLFGYVDAENHAKDVGEMVAPFNLPDPLPKATMSGFVLDYEGEFTHLKGHAPKPAKRDQIMGSFAPEMLPVVSMLAREFGVFDRWFCAVPSQTFCNRSFFHANTSHGFVINKHNGSYAKWLKAAPAPTVFNRLEEAGRSWRIYFDKLQLISFTGVIHAPVLEQYWGTDHFATMEQFHEDTKNGTLPDYAFIEPRMIYNHNDFHPPVGLARESDLGTDDEVWSGGVSDARAGDALIHELYTAVRGGMAKSGSNYLNTALLITFDEHGGTYDHVAPPKATPPDDSGPGEMGFAFDRLGCRVPAILVSAHVERGSVFQHEMHHGSLAATLSERFGLRPLTRRDDTATSLDSAFNRKVPRHVADWPQTSPSFVPPNPEASEHPAKSHPNRPLSPPAKGLIGLIVEKYGTADEKAHPPETFKAAYDMLVKYGTGLFGVPAT